A window of the Motilibacter rhizosphaerae genome harbors these coding sequences:
- a CDS encoding RNA polymerase subunit sigma-70 gives MSTLLERARSGDRRAFDVLVGPHRTELQVHCYRMLGSLEDAEDVVQETLLAAWTGLAGYGARSSLRTWLYSIATNRCLNHRRTASRRPRAALPVGVPAPTGQGDVAWLQPFPDALLEGLPDEQPGPEAQYESRETITLAFVSALQRLPAKQRAVLILRDVLGYSAKETAALLEASTMTVNNALNRARASLERSPASAEGRPVQPSREDAALVDSFVEAFLSLDVDAMVALMSADVRLRMPPTPGEYHGRDAAHRFLTAVTAGRRGPALLVPTRANTHAAWGIYVDDTTTGLLRLSGFEVVAVGEAGIVRLTRFSDEVAPWFGLAVTLPAGSTAALELDAAGGG, from the coding sequence GTGTCGACGCTGCTGGAGCGCGCTCGGAGCGGTGACCGCCGGGCGTTCGACGTCCTCGTGGGCCCGCACCGCACCGAGCTGCAGGTCCACTGCTACCGGATGCTCGGGTCGCTCGAGGATGCCGAGGACGTCGTCCAGGAGACCCTGCTCGCCGCATGGACCGGGCTTGCGGGCTACGGCGCCCGGTCGTCCCTGCGGACCTGGCTCTACAGCATCGCGACGAACCGGTGCCTGAACCACCGGCGGACGGCGAGCCGACGCCCTCGCGCGGCGCTGCCCGTCGGGGTGCCCGCACCGACGGGGCAGGGAGACGTGGCGTGGCTGCAGCCCTTCCCCGACGCCCTGCTCGAGGGGCTTCCCGATGAGCAGCCGGGCCCGGAGGCGCAGTACGAGTCCCGCGAGACCATCACGCTGGCGTTCGTCAGTGCTCTGCAGCGGCTCCCCGCGAAGCAGCGCGCGGTGCTGATCCTCCGCGACGTGCTGGGGTACTCCGCGAAGGAGACAGCAGCGCTGCTCGAGGCCTCGACCATGACGGTGAACAACGCGCTCAACCGGGCCCGGGCCAGCCTCGAGCGCAGTCCGGCTTCAGCGGAGGGACGGCCTGTCCAGCCCTCTCGCGAGGACGCCGCCCTGGTCGACTCGTTCGTCGAGGCCTTCCTCTCCCTCGACGTGGACGCCATGGTGGCCCTGATGTCCGCGGACGTGCGGCTCAGGATGCCGCCCACACCGGGGGAGTACCACGGGCGCGACGCCGCGCACCGGTTCCTCACGGCCGTGACGGCGGGCCGCCGGGGCCCGGCCCTCCTGGTCCCGACCCGGGCGAACACCCACGCGGCGTGGGGGATCTACGTCGACGACACGACCACGGGCCTCCTGCGCCTCTCCGGCTTCGAGGTCGTCGCCGTCGGCGAGGCCGGCATCGTCCGACTGACCCGGTTCAGCGATGAGGTCGCCCCGTGGTTCGGGCTCGCTGTCACCTTGCCCGCGGGGTCGACTGCCGCCCTCGAGCTCGACGCCGCCGGCGGCGGGTGA
- a CDS encoding MFS transporter, producing the protein MTNASRWRAFGVLAVGYFMTIVDLTIVNVALPTIGRDLHFSESGLQWIVTAYGLTFGGLLLLGGRAADLLGRRRMFVAGMAVFTAASMACALAESPLALVLFRAVQGAGAAVVLPAALSSVLGLFPEGAERNRALGVWGALAAAGATVGLLAGGALTRYGDWAYIFLLNVPIGLAAAAAALRVVPESRKEVSARRYDALGAAAVTAALLLLVYAISTAPEHGWGTLRTVGLLAASGLLLVAFVVIEARAAEPLLASDLAANRSVVGADVVGFALGASFYAFLFIGTLYLQQVLRLSALQTGLAWLAASLTSVACAGASQVLVTRVGAGRVLAVGMAMVAGGIAWTTQAPADGGFWRNLAGPFILTGAGTAFAFIPVSVAGLAGVEESQTGVASGLLNTAQQIGGALGVAVASTVAASRTATLTTTGASLPGALTEGFHDAWWVCSAIALLAVPVALFLPRATREHDPGLAVRPERESFEEVA; encoded by the coding sequence ATGACCAACGCCTCTCGTTGGCGCGCCTTCGGCGTGCTCGCCGTCGGCTACTTCATGACGATCGTGGACCTGACGATCGTCAACGTCGCGCTCCCCACGATCGGTCGCGACCTGCACTTCTCCGAGTCCGGCCTGCAGTGGATCGTCACGGCGTACGGCCTGACCTTCGGCGGCCTCCTCCTGCTCGGCGGCCGCGCGGCGGACCTGCTCGGCAGACGCAGGATGTTCGTCGCCGGGATGGCGGTCTTCACCGCGGCGTCGATGGCCTGCGCTCTGGCCGAGAGCCCGCTGGCCCTGGTGCTCTTCCGCGCGGTGCAGGGGGCGGGAGCAGCGGTGGTCCTGCCGGCGGCCCTCTCCAGCGTGCTCGGGCTGTTCCCGGAGGGTGCGGAGCGGAACCGGGCCCTCGGCGTGTGGGGCGCGCTGGCCGCCGCCGGCGCTACGGTCGGGCTCCTCGCCGGCGGGGCCCTGACCCGCTACGGCGACTGGGCGTACATCTTCCTGCTCAACGTGCCCATCGGGCTGGCCGCCGCAGCGGCCGCACTCCGCGTGGTCCCGGAGTCCCGGAAGGAGGTCTCGGCGCGCCGGTACGACGCCCTCGGCGCCGCCGCCGTCACCGCGGCCCTCCTGCTCCTGGTGTACGCGATCTCGACCGCCCCGGAGCACGGCTGGGGGACGCTACGGACCGTCGGTCTCCTCGCGGCCTCCGGGCTGCTGCTGGTCGCGTTCGTCGTCATCGAGGCCCGGGCGGCCGAACCCCTGCTGGCGTCGGACCTGGCCGCGAACCGCTCCGTCGTGGGGGCCGACGTCGTCGGGTTCGCCCTCGGTGCGAGCTTCTACGCGTTCCTCTTCATCGGCACGCTCTACCTGCAGCAGGTGCTGCGGCTCTCGGCACTCCAGACCGGGCTCGCTTGGCTCGCGGCCTCGCTCACGTCCGTCGCGTGCGCTGGGGCGTCGCAGGTCCTCGTCACGCGGGTCGGCGCCGGACGCGTCCTGGCAGTCGGCATGGCGATGGTCGCTGGAGGCATCGCCTGGACGACGCAGGCCCCGGCCGACGGCGGCTTCTGGCGCAACCTCGCCGGACCGTTCATCCTCACCGGCGCAGGCACGGCCTTCGCCTTCATCCCCGTCTCCGTCGCCGGTCTCGCTGGGGTCGAGGAGAGCCAGACGGGCGTCGCGTCCGGCCTGCTCAACACCGCGCAGCAGATCGGCGGCGCCCTCGGGGTGGCCGTCGCGAGCACGGTCGCCGCGAGCCGCACCGCGACCCTGACCACCACGGGCGCGAGCCTCCCCGGCGCCCTGACCGAGGGGTTCCACGACGCGTGGTGGGTGTGCTCGGCGATCGCGCTGCTCGCCGTGCCCGTCGCCCTCTTCCTGCCCCGCGCGACCCGTGAGCACGACCCCGGTCTCGCCGTACGTCCCGAGCGCGAGTCGTTCGAGGAGGTCGCGTGA
- a CDS encoding isocitrate lyase/PEP mutase family protein: MSPASRDTDRLAGLAEQFRGLHDGPLLVLPNAWDAASARVVEVGGFPAVATSSAATSAVLGLQDGEGAPWEEMFAATARIARAVTVPVSMDAEAGYAMDPAVFVDRLLDTGAVGCNIEDTDHVEGGLQDAETHARWLARVRSAAGALGVPVVLNARVDVFLAASGVPETDRVAEALRRARLYLEAGADCVYPIGVSDPGVLAELVAGIPGPVNGNAGPRLSLGTLQDLGVARVSYGPRFYREALDGFADAIRGLRLG; the protein is encoded by the coding sequence GTGAGCCCCGCGAGCCGCGACACCGACCGCCTGGCCGGTCTGGCGGAGCAGTTCAGAGGTCTCCACGACGGGCCTTTGCTCGTCCTGCCCAACGCCTGGGACGCGGCGAGTGCTCGGGTCGTCGAGGTGGGCGGCTTCCCGGCCGTCGCCACGAGCAGTGCCGCCACCAGTGCGGTCCTGGGCCTGCAGGACGGAGAAGGTGCGCCGTGGGAGGAGATGTTCGCGGCCACTGCGCGCATCGCCCGCGCCGTCACCGTCCCGGTGTCGATGGACGCGGAGGCGGGGTACGCGATGGACCCGGCCGTGTTCGTCGACCGGCTCCTCGACACCGGTGCGGTCGGCTGCAACATCGAGGACACCGACCACGTGGAGGGCGGCCTCCAGGACGCCGAGACGCACGCGCGCTGGTTGGCCCGCGTGCGCAGCGCTGCCGGTGCTCTCGGAGTGCCGGTGGTCCTCAACGCGCGGGTCGACGTGTTCCTCGCGGCCAGCGGCGTGCCCGAGACGGACCGTGTCGCGGAGGCGCTGCGGCGAGCCCGTCTCTACCTCGAGGCGGGTGCGGACTGCGTCTACCCCATCGGCGTCAGCGACCCGGGCGTCCTCGCCGAGCTCGTCGCCGGGATCCCCGGCCCCGTCAACGGGAACGCCGGTCCCCGACTGTCCCTGGGGACGCTCCAGGACCTGGGTGTCGCCCGGGTCTCCTACGGGCCCCGCTTCTACCGCGAGGCGCTGGACGGGTTCGCCGACGCGATCCGCGGTCTGCGGCTCGGCTGA
- a CDS encoding NADPH-dependent F420 reductase: protein MKIGIIGAGNIGGVLARRLTALGHEVAIANSRGPETLQDLAAETGARAVPASEAAQGAEIVVVTIPQRNIPDLPPSVLDGAAPDAAFVDTGNYYPRQRDGRIEALEDGLPETRWVEQHLGRPLVKAFNNIYAQHLGELGKPAGTPGRVALPVAGDDAAAKAKVLALVEELGFDAIDAGGLDDSWRQQPGTPVYVTDLDADGVRQGLAAASRERSADFQGTASSPGTFEDPA, encoded by the coding sequence ATGAAGATCGGGATCATCGGAGCAGGCAACATCGGCGGCGTGCTCGCCCGGCGGCTGACCGCGCTCGGGCACGAGGTGGCCATCGCGAACTCGCGCGGGCCGGAGACGCTGCAGGACCTGGCCGCCGAGACCGGGGCGCGCGCCGTCCCCGCGAGCGAGGCCGCCCAGGGCGCCGAGATCGTCGTCGTGACGATCCCCCAGCGCAACATCCCGGACCTGCCGCCGAGCGTGCTCGACGGCGCGGCGCCGGACGCGGCGTTCGTCGACACCGGGAACTACTACCCCCGGCAGCGCGACGGCCGGATCGAGGCGCTCGAGGACGGGCTGCCGGAGACCCGGTGGGTCGAGCAGCACCTCGGTCGCCCGCTGGTGAAGGCGTTCAACAACATCTACGCGCAGCACCTGGGCGAGCTCGGCAAGCCCGCGGGTACGCCGGGGCGCGTCGCGCTCCCGGTCGCGGGTGACGACGCGGCGGCCAAGGCCAAGGTGCTCGCGCTCGTCGAGGAGCTCGGCTTCGACGCGATCGACGCCGGCGGCCTCGACGACTCGTGGCGCCAGCAGCCCGGGACGCCGGTCTACGTCACGGACCTCGACGCGGACGGCGTGCGCCAGGGCCTCGCCGCGGCGAGCCGCGAGCGGAGCGCCGACTTCCAGGGGACGGCGTCGAGCCCCGGCACGTTCGAGGACCCCGCCTGA
- a CDS encoding cupredoxin domain-containing protein, whose amino-acid sequence MIRTRAYALAAAAALPLAAAVLPVTPATASPVAASAGAVERAAAPTITIADFGFRVPLRVARGARVRVVNKDIVEHTVTSGARGRFSVDVAAGKSASFVAPRKPGRYAFHCAFHPDMTGVLVVR is encoded by the coding sequence ATGATCCGCACCCGCGCGTACGCCCTCGCCGCCGCCGCTGCGCTGCCCCTCGCCGCCGCCGTGCTCCCCGTGACGCCCGCGACCGCGTCCCCCGTGGCGGCCTCCGCGGGGGCCGTCGAGCGCGCCGCGGCGCCGACGATCACGATCGCGGACTTCGGCTTCCGCGTCCCCCTGCGCGTCGCGCGCGGCGCCCGCGTGCGGGTGGTCAACAAGGACATCGTCGAGCACACGGTGACCTCGGGCGCCCGCGGCCGGTTCTCCGTCGACGTGGCCGCAGGGAAGAGCGCGTCGTTCGTCGCGCCGCGCAAGCCCGGCCGCTACGCCTTTCACTGCGCGTTCCACCCGGACATGACGGGCGTGCTGGTCGTCCGCTGA
- a CDS encoding GNAT family N-acetyltransferase produces MAEWRVREATAADAGELTRLRAVMFEGLGRDPDSGLPWRDAATASIAERLGGDLVAVLAEAPGPVAVGGAVAIVYDLLPSPSQERPRAAYVLSVATDPAWRRRGIASGCLRLLLDLLEERGVTRYGLNASEGGEGLYRSLGFAPAGNPFLELRR; encoded by the coding sequence ATGGCGGAGTGGCGCGTACGTGAGGCGACCGCCGCTGACGCGGGAGAGCTCACCCGCCTGCGGGCGGTGATGTTCGAGGGGCTGGGCAGGGACCCGGACAGCGGCCTCCCGTGGCGGGACGCGGCGACCGCGTCCATCGCCGAGCGCCTCGGAGGCGACCTCGTCGCCGTCCTCGCCGAGGCCCCCGGACCCGTGGCCGTCGGAGGTGCGGTGGCGATCGTCTACGACCTGCTCCCGTCCCCGTCGCAGGAGCGCCCCAGGGCCGCGTACGTCCTCAGCGTCGCCACCGACCCCGCCTGGCGGCGGCGCGGGATCGCGAGCGGGTGCCTGCGCCTGCTGCTCGACCTGCTCGAGGAGCGCGGGGTCACGCGGTACGGGCTCAACGCCTCGGAGGGCGGCGAAGGGCTCTACCGCTCGCTGGGCTTCGCGCCGGCCGGCAACCCCTTCCTCGAGCTGCGCCGCTGA
- a CDS encoding endo-1,4-beta-xylanase: MLRRSLAAAAVGVGALVAGSTAGLAPATAAAPAVQSHTPRAKGFPAGSLAALADGVRLRVGAAINTDLLGTDATYTALAGSEFSTVTPENSMKWEVVEPQQGTYDWSGGDKLVAFAQAHNQLVRGHNLVWHSQLPKWLTPDGVTTTFTNDQVKAILKKHVIDEATHFKGKIWQWDVVNEAFNDDGTPRQDIWYKAWGGLGYIADAFRWAHQADSKALLFYNDYNIEYTGPKSNAEYAFIKGLKQSGVPIDGVGFQTHLDTQYGFPDLKNNLQRFADLGLKVAETEVDVRTFTKPAPDVNVPASGLAQAAQEAYWMKTLQACLAVRPCISYTAWGISDKNSWVPGVFAGEGAALLWDEGYQPKPQFTDLQDLLALSQDGRRHG, translated from the coding sequence GTGCTTCGTCGTTCTCTCGCCGCCGCTGCCGTCGGCGTGGGTGCTCTAGTGGCCGGCTCCACCGCCGGCCTGGCACCTGCGACCGCGGCGGCGCCCGCGGTCCAGTCCCACACCCCCCGCGCCAAGGGCTTCCCGGCCGGGTCCCTCGCCGCGCTCGCCGACGGCGTGCGCCTGCGCGTCGGTGCCGCGATCAACACCGACCTGCTCGGCACCGACGCGACCTACACCGCGCTCGCCGGCTCCGAGTTCTCCACGGTCACGCCCGAGAACTCGATGAAGTGGGAGGTCGTCGAGCCGCAGCAGGGCACCTACGACTGGTCCGGCGGCGACAAGCTCGTGGCCTTCGCCCAGGCGCACAACCAGCTCGTGCGCGGCCACAACCTCGTCTGGCACAGCCAGCTGCCGAAGTGGCTCACCCCCGACGGCGTGACCACGACCTTCACGAACGACCAGGTGAAGGCGATCCTCAAGAAGCACGTCATCGACGAGGCCACGCACTTCAAGGGCAAGATCTGGCAGTGGGACGTCGTCAACGAGGCGTTCAACGACGACGGGACCCCCCGCCAGGACATCTGGTACAAGGCGTGGGGCGGGCTCGGCTACATCGCCGACGCCTTCCGCTGGGCGCACCAGGCCGACTCCAAGGCGCTGCTGTTCTACAACGACTACAACATCGAGTACACCGGACCCAAGAGCAACGCGGAGTACGCGTTCATCAAGGGGCTCAAGCAGTCCGGCGTCCCGATCGACGGTGTCGGCTTCCAGACGCACCTCGACACGCAGTACGGCTTCCCGGACCTCAAGAACAACCTGCAGCGCTTCGCCGACCTCGGGCTGAAGGTCGCCGAGACCGAGGTCGACGTACGGACGTTCACCAAGCCCGCGCCCGACGTCAACGTCCCCGCGTCGGGGCTGGCGCAGGCCGCGCAGGAGGCCTACTGGATGAAGACGCTGCAGGCCTGCCTGGCGGTGCGGCCGTGCATCTCCTACACGGCGTGGGGGATCAGCGACAAGAACTCCTGGGTGCCCGGGGTCTTCGCCGGCGAGGGAGCGGCCCTGCTGTGGGACGAGGGCTACCAGCCCAAGCCCCAGTTCACCGACCTCCAGGACCTGCTGGCTCTCTCGCAGGACGGTCGCCGTCACGGCTGA
- a CDS encoding alpha/beta fold hydrolase, with amino-acid sequence MTDARDVPLPDGRVVRAYAAGPTDAALTVVWHHGSPQTGALLQPLLDAGRPRGIRWVSVARPGYSGSTFSPGRDVASVAGDIAAVADAYAVGSFAVAGASGGGPHALACSALLGERVTGVVCFAGVAPFSDVPWWWDGMQSPGGLRAAVAGREARLAHAEVAEFDPAQFGERDWAALDGEWAPLGQDAQAAGREGADGATDDDVAFTQPWGFELRQVQAPVLLVQGGEDRVIPPAHAPAQLAELDLGELWLRPRDGHVSVLRALPVALDWLLAPR; translated from the coding sequence GTGACCGACGCGCGCGACGTCCCGCTGCCCGACGGGCGGGTGGTGCGGGCCTACGCCGCCGGCCCCACCGACGCCGCCCTGACCGTCGTCTGGCACCACGGCTCGCCGCAGACCGGCGCGCTGCTGCAGCCCCTGCTTGATGCCGGACGCCCCCGCGGCATCCGGTGGGTGTCCGTGGCGCGTCCCGGCTACAGCGGGTCGACGTTCAGCCCCGGGCGGGACGTCGCGTCGGTCGCGGGCGACATCGCCGCCGTCGCCGACGCGTACGCGGTGGGGAGCTTCGCCGTCGCCGGCGCCTCGGGTGGCGGACCGCACGCCCTGGCCTGCTCGGCGCTGCTGGGTGAGCGGGTGACGGGCGTGGTGTGCTTCGCCGGCGTCGCGCCGTTCAGCGACGTGCCCTGGTGGTGGGACGGCATGCAGTCACCCGGCGGGCTGCGCGCAGCGGTCGCGGGCCGGGAGGCGAGGCTGGCCCACGCGGAGGTCGCGGAGTTCGACCCGGCGCAGTTCGGCGAGCGCGACTGGGCGGCGCTCGACGGCGAGTGGGCCCCGCTCGGCCAGGACGCCCAGGCCGCCGGGCGGGAGGGCGCGGACGGCGCCACGGACGACGACGTCGCCTTCACGCAGCCCTGGGGCTTCGAGCTGCGCCAGGTGCAGGCGCCGGTGCTGCTGGTGCAGGGCGGCGAGGACCGGGTCATCCCTCCGGCGCACGCGCCGGCGCAGCTCGCCGAGCTGGACCTCGGCGAGCTGTGGCTGCGCCCGCGCGACGGGCACGTCTCGGTCCTGCGCGCCCTGCCGGTCGCCCTCGACTGGCTGCTCGCTCCCCGCTGA
- a CDS encoding aldo/keto reductase — protein sequence METITLNNGVTLPALGLGVYQSPPEETAAAVATALEVGYRHVDTAAAYFNEKEVGDGLRRAGLPREQVFVETKVFPSDYGFEETLHAFEKSTRKLGVDQLDLLILHQPRPSLFERTVAAYRALEKLLADGSVRAIGVSNFMPHHLERLLDEVDVVPAVNQVELHPYFQQPAVQAADRARGILTQAWSPIGGITFYPGPWREDRRNVMQDPAIAKIAHEHGKSPAQVMLRWGIQQGRSVIPKSTNPARITENLDVFDFELDADEMRSIDALETGLRTGPDPDEPRGDFYDRPIPEA from the coding sequence ATGGAGACGATCACCCTCAACAACGGCGTCACGCTCCCTGCTCTGGGCCTGGGGGTCTACCAGAGCCCTCCCGAGGAGACCGCCGCTGCGGTCGCCACCGCCCTCGAGGTGGGCTACCGCCACGTCGACACGGCAGCGGCCTACTTTAACGAGAAGGAGGTCGGGGACGGTCTGCGTCGGGCCGGGCTGCCCCGGGAGCAGGTGTTCGTGGAGACGAAGGTCTTCCCGAGCGACTACGGCTTCGAAGAGACCCTGCACGCGTTCGAGAAGTCCACCCGCAAGCTCGGCGTCGACCAGCTCGACCTGCTCATCCTCCACCAGCCGCGCCCGAGCCTGTTCGAGCGCACGGTCGCTGCGTACCGGGCGCTCGAGAAGCTGCTGGCTGACGGCTCGGTCCGCGCGATCGGGGTCAGCAACTTCATGCCCCACCACCTCGAGCGCCTGCTGGACGAGGTGGACGTCGTGCCTGCCGTCAACCAGGTCGAGCTGCACCCGTACTTCCAGCAGCCCGCGGTGCAGGCGGCCGACCGCGCGCGAGGGATCCTCACCCAGGCCTGGTCGCCGATCGGCGGCATCACGTTCTACCCGGGGCCGTGGCGCGAGGACCGCAGGAACGTCATGCAGGACCCCGCGATCGCGAAGATCGCCCACGAGCACGGCAAGTCACCGGCCCAGGTGATGCTGCGGTGGGGGATCCAGCAGGGCCGGTCGGTCATCCCGAAGTCGACGAACCCCGCCCGCATCACCGAGAACCTCGACGTCTTCGACTTCGAGCTCGACGCGGACGAGATGCGCAGCATCGATGCCCTCGAGACCGGTCTGCGCACCGGACCTGACCCGGACGAGCCGCGCGGCGACTTCTACGACCGCCCGATCCCCGAGGCCTGA
- a CDS encoding MmyB family transcriptional regulator: MDLRNEISEFLRSRRARITPEQAGLGAGTGRRVPGLRREEVAVLASISVDWYVRIERGNLSGVSDEVLVALAAALQLDEAELSHLRDLARAAGAPRRAVSSAPAALRPGLQTVIDAMQGLPAWARDHRFDIVATNQLARALYDDLLSSAIAKGNNARFTFLDPAAREFYADWAKTADDVVAVLRGYVGANPSDRRLTTLVGELATGSADFSRRWAAYEVKYHRTGRKTLRHRVVGELDLGFEALALPDSSTVSLFVYYPADEPTRERLQLLESWYAGEDPADRSAPRSSIGQHQPETHPRTDR, encoded by the coding sequence ATGGACCTGCGGAACGAGATCTCGGAGTTCCTGCGCAGCCGCAGGGCGAGGATCACGCCGGAGCAGGCGGGTCTCGGTGCCGGGACCGGCAGGCGGGTGCCGGGGCTCCGGCGTGAGGAGGTCGCCGTCCTGGCCAGCATCTCGGTGGACTGGTACGTCCGCATCGAGCGTGGCAACCTCTCCGGGGTCTCCGACGAGGTGCTCGTGGCGCTCGCGGCCGCTCTGCAGCTGGACGAGGCGGAGCTGTCGCACCTGCGTGACCTCGCCCGTGCCGCTGGTGCTCCGCGTCGTGCGGTGAGCAGTGCCCCTGCTGCGCTCCGTCCAGGGCTGCAGACGGTCATCGACGCGATGCAGGGACTGCCGGCATGGGCACGCGACCACCGGTTCGACATCGTCGCGACGAACCAGCTGGCCCGGGCGCTGTACGACGACCTGCTGAGCAGCGCCATCGCGAAGGGCAACAACGCCCGCTTCACCTTCCTCGACCCCGCCGCCCGCGAGTTCTACGCCGACTGGGCGAAGACCGCCGACGACGTCGTCGCGGTGCTCCGCGGCTACGTCGGCGCCAACCCCTCCGACCGGCGCCTCACCACGCTGGTCGGTGAGCTCGCCACCGGGAGCGCGGACTTCTCGCGGCGCTGGGCCGCGTACGAGGTGAAGTACCACCGCACCGGGCGCAAGACGCTGCGCCACCGCGTCGTCGGTGAACTGGACCTCGGCTTCGAGGCCCTCGCCCTGCCGGACTCGTCGACCGTCAGCCTGTTCGTCTACTACCCCGCCGACGAGCCGACGCGGGAGAGGCTGCAGCTGCTCGAGAGCTGGTACGCCGGTGAGGATCCCGCCGACCGGTCCGCCCCGAGGAGCAGCATTGGTCAGCATCAGCCCGAGACTCATCCGCGAACTGACCGGTGA